From the Anguilla anguilla isolate fAngAng1 chromosome 6, fAngAng1.pri, whole genome shotgun sequence genome, one window contains:
- the xrn1 gene encoding 5'-3' exoribonuclease 1 isoform X2 — translation MGVPKFYRWISERYPCLSEVVKEHQIPEFDNLYLDMNGIIHQCSHPNDEDVHFRISEEKIFADIFHYLEVLFRIIKPRKVFFMAVDGVAPRAKMNQQRGRRFRSAKEAEDKIKKALEKGEVLPTEARFDSNCITPGTEFMARLQEQLKYFVHSKLSTDRSWQGVSVYLSGHETPGEGEHKIMEFIRSENAKPDHDPNTRHCLYGLDADLIMLGLTSHEPHFSLLREEVRFGGRKAQKRITAPEETTFHLLHLSLMREYIDYEFSELKNKISFEYDLERIIDDWILMGFLVGNDFIPHLPHLHINHDALPLLYRTYISVLPSLTGYLNENGNLNLANFQKYLDKLSEFDREHFSEVFVDLKWFESKVGNKYLNEAAGLAAEEAHAREGRKSKVLDDSLSLTVLDGGKDSDGLPARDCGEEDGEDDDLFETEFRQYKRSYYMTKLGVEVVSDEFLASQALCYVEGIQWILHYYYHGVQSWSWYYPHHYAPFLSDVRNIAGLKLEFDLGKPFMPFEQLLGVLPAASKDLLPQCYQHLMTAESSPIIEYYPLDFKTDLNGKQQEWEAVVLIPFIDETRLLAAMEPYSALMSAGEKARNRHTECALYRYDSDLDYAYTSPLVELFPNIPHCHARQSPIPMDAWRVPLDTVVKRVEASLLYFCGFPTLRHIRHTFCKKKAGVVVFQQSSRGENTILEIKRDQQREPDCDGVASLVLGRSVFVNWPHLEEARIVAVSDGEMKFSLEEAPGVQTLYLGNTPPPTKVAYLSDKEQKDWLKEVQTVTEHFSKRKGIIINETAVVLYGQLLTGRKYVVGHSGQVRLEKQWAKQVLPFAYQTIVKDIKAFDPAFSRFRTLEELFPPTTIVFMVGNPYYGAMGEVQESADVISEGRVRVVFTVPCEPQLDALMQNQHKYSVKYSPGYVLASRLGVTSYLVSRFSGSIFIGRGSKRNPHGEQKANVGLNLKFNKKNEEVPGYTKRTEKEWLYSAAVEELLAEYLERFSEVFDAVSRNSHDDVFYEDDVWPGEDENGAEKVQEITSWLKTHPVSSSSRASCDLQILDAGIVEKIEEELEKSKLKKSSKKVRVTVKPHLLFRPLEQQHGVVPDPDGEYRLFDRVVNVRESFTVPLGLRGTIIGIKGADREAEVLYEVVFDEEFAGGLTIRCSPGRGYRLPPSALINLTHGSRLEFGGHKLTAIVKPQPASSAQQGQKGQLGGLNHSPRSPLIPTQQQNGRQGFNLRAETQTNRNSPHKKNAQKGLCADEEFSSVWQSLQGSGMPQIPLTQWQNNAAQGWGSGSPGQKRHQEGQQQDQGQSHRGEPQPSQPHCKPGPAGNIRVLKRNEDFSSLFPSQNTPSKSNSEFDDLIANLKISKTSPAPPPQPKEGTANEPLSPQSFAMKGTLMLKEMLKIDGSGSPGPAPDSAPSAATQNSSGGSGQYPGRRKPSKKLAARINKPQGGESPGQPLPPAPACAPPPPLIPTVASELARICMGLGMAPPEFAYIRSPQGLTVCQVKLASGLLVHGPQCQTENEAKEKAALFALQRLNSVGSSFPIPPPLFSSMQPMRALAPGPLPSVFGQPPGGLLMHPPAPGYAPLHWPSHGHLPHQGPPFYQGTYPGARPPNSGLPLGSHNQFVPLQVTKKRVSGRRNAETREVYNSSYAGRHQGSEPPHLAQPGFGTASPKTPPASQEPQDKPAPATPNAPRQNPAPHTPGSASKRKARKLAVNFEAGKVLK, via the exons ATGGGTGTACCAAAATTTTACCGATGGATTTCGGAGCGATATCCTTGCCTCAGTGAAGTTGTCAAGGAGCATCAG ATTCCGGAGTTCGACAACCTCTACCTGGACATGAACGGTATCATTCATCAGTGCTCCCACCCCAACGATGAAGACGTGCACTTCCGCATCTCAGAAGAGAAGATTTTCGCCGACATTTTCCACTACCTGGAGGTCCTCTTTCGCATCATCAAACCCCGCAAAGTGTTCTTCATGGCCGTTGATGGCGTCGCCCCCAGAGCCAAGATGAACCAGCAGCGCGGGAGACGATTCAG GTCTGCGAAAGAAGCGGAGGATAAGATAAAGAAGGCTCTGGAGAAAGGAGAGGTTCTTCCCACAGAGGCTCGATTTGACTCAAACTGCATAACTCCAG GCACGGAGTTTATGGCCCGACTCCAGGAGCAGCTGAAGTATTTTGTCCACAGTAAACTGTCCACTGACAGGTCCTGGCAAGGGGTCAGTGTGTACCTGTCCGGCCACGAG ACCCCCGGGGAAGGAGAGCATAAGATCATGGAGTTCATCCGCTCGGAGAACGCCAAGCCGGATCACGACCCCAACACCCGCCACTGCCTCTACGGCCTGGACGCGGACCTG ATAATGCTCGGACTCACCAGCCATGAGCCCCATTTCTCCCTCCTGAGAGAAGAGGTGCGCTTCGGTGGGCGGAAGGCCCAGAAGAG AATTACAGCTCCTGAGGAGACTACTTTTCACCTGCTGCACCTGTCACTCATGAGGGAGTACATAGACTACGAGTTCTCTGAGCTAAAG AATAAGATCTCGTTTGAGTACGACCTGGAGCGGATCATCGATGACTGGATACTGATGGGCTTCCTGGTGGGGAACGACTTCATTCCGCACCTCCCTCACCTTCACATCAACCACGACGCCCTGCCTCTGCTATACCGCACCTACATCAGCGTGCTGCCTAGTCTGACTG GTTACCTCAATGAGAATGGAAACTTGAACCTGGCCAACTTCCAGAAGTACCTGGACAAATTATCAGAG TTCGACCGGGAGCACTTCAGCGAGGTGTTTGTGGACCTGAAGTGGTTCGAGAGCAAGGTGGGGAACAAGTACCTGAACGAGGCGGCGGGGCTGGCGGCCGAGGAGGCGCACGCTCGCGAGGGGAGGAAGAGCAAG GTGCTGgacgactctctctctctgaccgtGCTGGACGGGGGTAAGGACTCGGACGGCCTCCCTGCCAGAG ACTGCGgggaggaggacggggaggaCGATGACCTCTTCGAGACGGAGTTCAGGCAGTACAAGCGCTCGTACTACATGACCAAGTTGGGCGTGGAGGTGGTTTCAGA TGAGTTTCTGGCCAGTCAGGCCCTTTGTTATGTTGAGGGTATTCAGTGGATCCTGCATTACTACTACCATGGAGTCCAGTCCTGGagctg GTACTACCCGCACCACTACGCCCCCTTCCTGTCGGACGTGAGGAACATCGCGGGGCTCAAGCTGGAGTTCGACCTCGGCAAGCCTTTCATGCCCTTTGAGCAGCTGCTGGGAGTCCTGCCTGCAGCCAGCAAAGACCTGCTGCCTCAGTGTTACCAG CACCTGATGACAGCGGAGAGCTCTCCCATCATAGAGTACTACCCCCTGGACTTTAAGACCGACCTCAATGGTAAACAGCAGGAGTGGGAGGCCGTGGTCCTCATCCCCTTCATCGACGAG ACTCGGCTGCTGGCTGCTATGGAGCCCTACAGTGCTCTGATGAGTGCGGGAGAGAAGGCCAGGAACAGGCACACAGAGTGTGCTCTGTACCGCTACGACAGCGATCTGGACTACGCCTACACCTCCCCCCTGGTGGAGCTCTTCCCCAACATCCCCCACTGCCACgccag GCAGTCCCCCATCCCCATGGACGCGTGGCGCGTGCCGCTGGACACCGTGGTGAAGCGGGTGGAGGCCAGCCTGCTGTACTTCTGCGGCTTCCCCACTCTCCGGCACATCCGCCATACG tTCTGTAAGAAGAAGGCCGGGGTGGTGGTGTtccagcagagcagcagaggggAGAACACGATTCTGGAGATCAAGAGGGACCAGCAGAGGGAGCCG GACTGTGATGGCGTGGCgtccctggtcctggggaggtCCGTGTTTGTGAATTGGCCCCACCTGGAGGAGGCGCGGATCGTGGCCGTGTCGGACGGGGAGATGAA GTTCAGCCTGGAGGAGGCCCCAGGAGTGCAGACGCTGTATCTAGGCAACACGCCGCCGCCCACCAAGGTGGCTTACCTGAGTGACAAGGAGCAGAAGGATTGGTTGAAGGAGGTGCAGACCGTCACTGAACA TTTCTCTAAGAGGAAGGGGATCATCATTAACGAGACTGCAGTTGTGCTGTATGGGCAGCTGCTGACAGGAAGGAAGTACGTGGTGGGCCACAGCGGCCAGGTGCGCCTGGAGAAACAGTGGGCCAAGCAGGTCCTGCCCTTCGCCTACCAGACCATCGTCAAG GACATCAAGGCCTTCGACCCCGCCTTCTCCCGCTTCAGAACCCTGGAGGAGCTGTTTCCACCGACGACCATCGTCTTCATGGTGGGGAACCCCTATTATGGGGCTATGGGAGAG GTTCAGGAGTCTGCTGATGTCATCAGCGAGGGACGGGTCCGGGTGGTTTTCACTGTGCCTTGTGAACCACAGCTCGACGCGTTAATGCAGAACCAGCAT aAGTACTCAGTGAAGTACAGCCCGGGCTATGTTCTGGCGTCTCGGCTGGGCGTCACCAGTTACCTCGTGTCCAGGTTCTCTGGCAGCATCTTCATCGGAAGAGGCTCCAAGAGGAA CCCTCATGGGGAGCAGAAGGCCAACGTGGGCCTGAACCTGAAGTTTAACAAGAAGAACGAGGAGGTCCCGGGGTACACCAAGAGGACCGAGAAGGAGTGGCTCTACTCTGCAGCCGTGGAGGAGCTGCTGGCCGAGTACctggagag GTTCTCTGAGGTGTTTGACGCAGTCTCCAGGAACAGTCACGATGACGTCTTCTACGAGGACGACGTCTGGCCGGGAGAGGACGAGAACGG GGCTGAGAAGGTCCAGGAGatcacctcctggctgaagaccCACCCGGTTAGCTCCTCCTCCCGTgcgtcatgtgacctgcagaTCCTTGACGCGGGCATTGTGGAGAAGAtcgaggaggagctggagaagtcCAAG CTGAAGAAGAGCAGCAAGAAAGTCAGAGTGACCGTGAAGCCACACCTCCTGTTCagg ccccTGGAGCAGCAGCACGGCGTGGTTCCTGATCCTGATGGGGAGTACCGGCTGTTTGACCGCGTGGTGAACGTGAGAGAGAGCTTCACCGTGCCGCTGGGCCTGAGGGGAACCATCATCGGCATCAAGGGGG ctgACAGGGAGGCTGAGGTTCTGTATGAGGTCGTGTTTGATGAGGAGTTTGCTGGAGGTCTCACCATCCG GTGCTCTCCTGGGCGGGGCTACCGCCTGCCCCCCAGTGCCTTAATCAATCTGACCCACGGCAGCCGGCTGGAGTTCGGCGGCCACAAACTGACCGCCATCGTCAAGCCACAGCCCGCGTCCTCCGCGCAACAAGGCCAGAAGGGTCAGCTGGGGGGCCTGAACcactccccccgctcccctttAATACCCACACAG CAACAGAATGGGAGACAAGGCTTCAATCTCAGGGCTGAAACTCAGACAAACAGAAACTCGCCTCATAAGAAGAATGCGCAGAAG gGCTTGTGTGCGGATGAGGAGTTCAGCAGTGTGTGGCAGTCCCTGCAGGGTTCTGGAATGCCCCAAATCCCCCTCACCCAATGGCAGAACAAT gctgCTCAAGGCTGGGGCTCTGGCTCTCCGGGGCAGAAGAGGCATCAGGAGGGGCAGCAGCAGGATCAGGGACAGAGCCACCGCGGTGAACCCCAGCCCTCGCAGCCTCACTGCAAGCCT ggtcCTGCTGGAAACATCAGAGTACTGAAGAGAAATGAAGACTTcagctctctcttcccctcccagAACACACCGAGCAAG AGCAACTCTGAGTTTGACGACTTGATCGCGAACCTGAAGATCTCTAAGACCagcccggccccgcctccccagcCCAAAGAGGGGACCGCCAACGAGCCGCTGTCCCCTCAGTCCTTCGCCATG aagGGGACACTTATGCTGAAGGAAATGCTGAAGATTGACGGCTCAGGcagccctggccccgcccctgactccgccccttcGGCCGCCACTCAGAACTCGTCCGGCGGCAGTGGGCAGTACCCCGGCAGGAGGAAACCGTCCAAAAAGCTGG CCGCCCGGATCAACAAACCCCAGGGAGGGGAGTCTCCGGGGCAGCCTTTGCCCCCCGCGCCGGCCTgcgccccccctccgcccctcaTCCCCACCGTGGCGTCTGAGCTGGCCCGGATCTGCATGGGTCTGGGCATGGCCCCCCCCGAGTTTGCATACATTCGCAGCCCCCAg GGCCTGACAGTGTGCCAGGTGAAGCTGGCAAGCGGGCTGCTGGTCCACGGGCCGCAGTGCCAGACCGAGAACGAAGCCAAGGAGAAAGCGGCGCTGTTCGCCCTCCAGCGGCTG aACTCAGTGGGCTCCAgcttccccatccctccccccctgtTCTCCAGCATGCAGCCGATGAGGGCGCTGGCACCGGGACCCCTGCCCTCTGTATTCGGCCAACCACCTG GGGGTCTGCTGATGCACCCTCCGGCTCCGGGCTACGCCCCCCTGCACTGGCCCAGCCACGGCCACCTCCCCCACCAGGGCCCGCCCTTCTACCAGGGCACGTACCCCGGGGCGCGGCCCCCGAACTCCGGCCTGCCCCTCGGCTCCCACAACCAGTTCGTCCCGCTGCAG GTAACGAAGAAGCGCGTGTCGGGCCGGAGGAACGCGGAGACGAGGGAGGTGTACAACTCGAGCTACGCGGGACGGCACCAAGGAAGCGAGCCCCCCCACCTAGCCCAGCCCGGCTTCGGCACGGCGTCCCCAAAGActccccccgcctcccaggAGCCTCAGGACAAGCCCGCGCCCGCCACACCTAACGCCCCCAGGCAAAACCCTGCCCCTCACACCCCCGGCTCCGCCTCCAAGAGGAAAGCCAGGAAACTGGCTGTGAACTTTGAGGCTGGGAAGGTCCTTAAATGA